In Macaca thibetana thibetana isolate TM-01 chromosome 12, ASM2454274v1, whole genome shotgun sequence, the genomic window agtattatctttttttttttttttttttttttttttgagacagaatctcgctctgttgcccatgctggagtgcagtctccgctcactgcaaactcaggccccaggttcacgccattctcctgcctcagcctcccgagtagctgggacaataggcgcccgccaccacgcccggttagttttttttgtattttcagtagagatggggtttcaccgtgttagccaggatggtgccaGTGTGATCTTAAGTCAaggcacaatcaaagcaatggctaccaagtgGTGGAAGTGGATTCGTCAAAAGCAAAGACATTGGCAGTAATTCCTCaagatgctcaaggcattttgcttgttgagtttctggagggccaaagaatgataacatctgcttattatgcaTGTTGTAAGAAAGTTAACCAAACCTTTAGCAGGAAAACTCCCGagaaagcttcaccagagagtccttcACCACGAAAACACGTCTGCTCCTCCTTCTCATGAAGCAAGGGCACATTTGTCGAAGTCTTAATAGAAAATCATGAGGCATCCATCCTACTGTCCTGATTTGGCTGCTTCTGACTtacttttgtttcctaatctgAAAAAGCTATAAGGACACccgttttatttttcagttatcttAATATAAAAGTGACTGCactgacatggttaaattcctaGGACTCTCAGCTCTTAAGGATGAACTAAATGGCTGATACCATGGCTTACACAAGTATCTTGAACTTGATAGATCTTATGTGGAGAAATAaagtttgtaattttatattttatttttcccaaacttTTTGAAATCcctttatataaatatgtataaacttatacacacacacacacacacacacacacacacaatgtaagTTGTCAAAGTTCCTgtttctgtatatgtgtgtgcatgtgtgtgtgtaaattaaaTTCAGGCTGTCTTACTCTGCTCTGCCACTCTGAAGTGtcaaacaataaaattttttaaatgatacagtGAGTAGGTGAGTGAGGAACAGGCTATCATGGAGCCAGAAATGGTCCTGAGTACAGGGTGGGGACACGGAAAACATCTGGATTCTGGTCTCCTGAAGAGGCTGGCCCTGCCCTGAAGAATGCTGACGTGGTCACTCTGCTGACTAACGCCCAGAAATCAGTGCTCTTTGAATATGCCATGATTCTTCTGAAGGACTTCTCGGTTTATAAACCCCCTGAGAGGAGACAGATCCCTGCTTCCCTGCCTTTGAAGTCATCATTCCTGTTCAACTCACCACTAGGATCCGTGGGGTCTTTGAATCTTTAGTTTCTTTGTCTGTAGAATGAGAGATGAAGGAAATTCCTTAGAGAAGTATTTAAAGGAATAGTGCCAGGTGTGTAAGCTGCCTTGTGTGGCATCTGGCTCCTACAAAGCATTTCtttttgaagaaatgcttcaggatcttgatcttgcttaaaattttcattgaaagctctgctctggTCTGCACCTGTTCCGGTGCAATAGTTTTGGTACCCATCAAGCAAAAAGTCTgttcaatgttaattttttaatcagaaaggaggaaaaaaggatcTTTAAATATTCCGAGAGAAAGGGGATGCTGGAAATTGGGGTGAGCAGgagggcttctcagaggaggcAAAATTGGAGGTAAGGCCTAAGAAAGGTGGCCCATGTTTGAGTGCTTTCAGGGGCATAACGGAAGGAAAGGCAGTGGCTCAGGCTGTAGGAGCAGAAAAAAGCTGGGGTCTTAAAAACCAAGAGATGACCCAGACTTCCTGCTCAGAAGTGTGTCTTGCTAGTATCGCTCCATCACTCCCACAGGGTAACAGCTGAGAAAGGAATGCAGGAAAGAATGTTGACCTGCTCAGCATCCCCTGATGAAGAAAGAAGAGACCTGTGCTATGAAGCCATGTTTCAAGGGGCAGGGCCCAAGGGACAATAATTTGGCGAAGCTGTTTTAAGAAAGTCACACATCTctaaatgtgaagaaaaagaaagcaaagaggaagagATCAGCTAGAAAGGAGATTAATTAGAGATGGAGGATGTTGAGAGAAAGATAAAACTGCAAGGGGCAAAGAATAGGGATGGGGGAATCCAGGGGTAACTTCATgaccagaaagaaaaatcataggCACTTCGTATTAAGGGACTCAGCCATGTGACTGAGACAGCAGCTCAGGAGTCTCCTCTAGGGAACAGCAGGGCTTTTATTaattcaaaatcagcctggaAAAAATGTCCTTAAGCTATAGTTTGGAGGCGTCAACATCTTAGCGACTCACTATAAGAGTTTTAAGACACACAGTTTTAAGTCCAGCACCCCTATTTGAAAACCTGTTACATAGTAGCTATATGAGCTAACTGTTACTTCCTTCCTGAGccccaattttcttattttttaaatggagataataacaccTACATCTCAGGGTTGTTAAAAGGATTAAAGAAGATGGGTGTAACAAGGGCAGAATGTCATCCAACTACTGAATGTTCAATGAATGACAACCTGTGAGTAGTTTTAGCATAATGGTCACTTATAATATCATTAGAATTAAAACTAGCATTGCTTTTCTGTTGTCCACATTTGTCTTTGTCTTCTATGTATTTAGGAAGTGTTTCTTAAAATAGTCATCTATTTGTTGTTTGGAACAAGAGTATGAAACACCAGAATTCAAGATTGCCATATAGCAGATTTCATTCTATTATACTAGGAGTCTCCacgtctttctctctcctttctctccctctctcctttcaatGGTGAGAAAACTGGGGGTAAGGTAGACAAGTCAGGGCATCAAAGCAAGAAAAGCCAGATTtagaccagaaaacaaaacacattccAAACCAACTCTTCACCAACATCGAAAAACTCTTCTTCTCATTCTCAcacagaaaactttttaaagaatttattccTTTGCTCTTGTCTCCAGATCTGAAGTTTCCATCAGAGTCCCATTgccattttattataaagttctGACACCAAGATATGGGATCATTTATGAGGCCATTTTATGGCTAAAAAAATGGCTAAAAAAATTAATCGCTCATTTTGATTTAGTCTTCTCTCCTGCCCAGTAATGACTTTGGATGCCATCCTATTGACCTTCTCTGCTTTTGTTCCCATCAAAATCGATACAGTATGCAAGGCCATAAATTTGCTTTGGCTGGCTTTCAGTTCATTGCAGGACCAAACGCTCCCCCTGCAAACCGGGTGATAATGAAGTTATGGGTGAGGCGGCCTCCTTTAATCAGCAATCATTACATTGGGGCCAGGCTTTAAAGTAAATGACAAATTGGCAGCCTCAGAGCCAGTGGGGTTTGGGGAGTTATTGATCAAGCAGCAGCCTTGGAAACTTAAAACTTTACCTGGAGCTTCATAGACAATGAGTAGCAGCTGCTAAGTAACAGGTTCAAACCATTTTCTTAATAAGGTTTATTTCCAGCGGCATCCAAGTGAATACCAGTAATTTGGTTCCTCATGGAAGTGGGTCGTATCCAGCTCCAAAAGTATGTGATACATAAAAAGGACCATACAGAGTGTACACATACATTTTGCAGATAATAAGACTGAACATCCACTTACCCTCCACCAacttaagaaatagaatattctTGTGTCTCAAAGAATCCACACCCCTCACTCTTGGATGTAACCACAACTCTGATTTTTGTGATAATATTgtcttttcattatattttatcacTTGTAGATATATTCATGAATAATATATTGCTTTATGTTggggtttttaaatttaaataaaaatgtaatttgagtTCATAAGTGATATCAATATTAGTCTTTTGTGACTTTctacttttatttgaaatataaaagacaatattATCAGAAAAATCAGAGTTGTGGTTACATCCAAGAGTGAGGGGTGTGGATTCTTTGAGACACAagaatattctatttcttaagtTGGTGGAGGGTAAGTGGATGTTCAGTCTTATTATCTGcaaaatgtatgtgtatactcTGTATGGTCCTTTTTATGTATCGCATACTTTTGGAGCTGGATACGACCCACTTCCATGAGGAACCAAATTACTGGTATTCACTTGGATGCCGCTGGAAATAAACCTTATTAAGAAAATGGTTTGAACCTGTTACTTAGCACCTGCTACTCACTAACATTATGCAAGTCACTGGCTCATTCACAGTAACTGTTTTGTAATAGTCCATTATTTGAATAAACCACaattcatgttttctttccaCTGCTGAGAGACCTTTTCAGGTTTTGTGTTAGTTCTTTCTATTATTGTTTAAAAGCTACCATAAGCCTCTTTCTGCACATCTCTTAGATTGCACAGGCAAGAGTGTGAACGCATACATCGAAGAGCAGAGTTTCTGATTCTCAGGATACACTGAGCTTTACTGCATAATGCTGGTTTATACCAAGCTGGTTTATACCCATTTTCACTCTTATGAACAAGAGATTCCACTGCACCCTGATATCCAAAATGCTTAGTATTTTATGGATTTAAAAACATTTGGATAAATTTGGTGGATGTAAAATTATATCTAATTTTGGCTTTAGTTGGTTTTAATTAGAGtctgagaaaactgaagagattgagcatcttttcgtTCATTTATGGGCCGTTTGTATTTTTTTCGTCTACACAGTATGTTTACATCTTTCCCCCATGTTTATACTAGGTTGTCTATTTCTCATTGATTTCTAGAaatctgtaaatatattttggatactaaaACTTTGTCAGTAATACTGTGTCGGTTATATATATTGCAAATACCCtttgtagcttgtcttttcacttttcatGCATGGTACCTTTTTAAcaaacacagaatttttttttttttttttttttttttttttttttttttttttttgagatggagtctcaccctgtcgcccaggctggaatgcagtggtgcgatctcagctcactgcaacctctgcctcctggctacaagcgattctcctgcctcagcctcccgagtagctgggattacaggcatgcgccaccacacccagctaacttttgtgcttttagtagagacacggtttcgccatgttggtcaggctggtctcaaactcctgacctcgtgatctgcccgccttggcctcccaaatctgctaggattacaggtgtgaaccaccgtgctggcttttttttttttttttttttttagttatttttttggTTATTCAAGGGTAATGTGATTTCAAGTTTAGTAACGAGGCCAAGACTTAAATATCAGTCCTAAAGTTTTGTTTGCCTTGTTagtggtcattttttaaaaattacattaaatttatcatcttaaccattaAGGATGCAATTCAGGAGTGTTACCTATACTCACATTATTGTGCAACTGATCTCTAGAAATATTTCCTCTAGCAATGCTGAATCTCTATATGGCCTAAGCCCTAATCCCCTCTACCCTCCCCAACTCAGCCCTTGGTAACcacctattttctgtctctatgatttttgACTACTTAAGATACTTCGTATGTGTAGAATCGTACAATgtctgtccttttgtgactggcttgttttgCTTAGCTTAACGTCCTCGAGGCTGATGCATGTTCTAGCATGCGACAGAGTCTCCTTCCTTTTAAGGTTGCAGGAAACTCTTTCGTGTGTAtgtacatttcctttatccattcatctctcgATGAACATTTAGGTGGCTTCCATTTCTTGTCTGTTGTGACTAATGTTTTGAAGAACACAGGTGTGCAAACATTGCTTCCAGATcctgctttaaattattttatatataaaataatttatatataatgccACAAGTACCATAATTACatatggtgattttatttttaattgtttgaggaacctcagtactgttttccataatggtgaCGTCATGTatattctcatcaacagtgtacaaggtattttctcatagttctggagaacAGAAGTCAAATTTTAAGCTGTCAGCAGAACCATGCTTCCTCTATAACTTTgaggagaatccttccttgcctatTCTTAGCATGTGGTAGTAGCTATAGaaactttgtatttctttctggCCTGCACCTTCATTATTCCAAGACTGCAGCCACACTGGTCATCACGTGTTTTCCCTCCGCATATGTCTCTGTCTCATCTCCTCTTCCCATAAGGACACCAGAAATATTGGAAGAAAGCCCACCCTAAAGACAGCATCTTAACTGGATTATATCTGTAAAGACCCTGTTGCCAAACATGGTCACATTCATTCATAACAGGGAATAGGACTTCAATAGGTCATTCTGAAGAGCACAATTCAACCCACACCAGCAGCattgtttaaaattacattttttgtgGTATTCAGAAATGCAAGTGACTTCTGCATATCGATTTCAAATGCAGGAAACTTGCTCAATTCCCTTCAAATTCTAATGATTAATAGATGCTAAATAAAACATGCTATCacctacaaataataattttttccctctttttcaagTTTCGAAACTTTGCTGTTCCTTGACTCACTGTATTGTTTAAGAattgtattttcaaaagaaaaataatagtgaGGGTCTTTAACTTGTCCTTGATCATTAGGAAAATGGTTCCAACTATTAAGTACACTACCTGCTATAAGTTTTTGCCATTAAGTACACTACTTGctataagtttttgtttgtttagatatTAATCTGAGTAATTATTATTTATCTAATTAATTAGTAGTATTTATCTAATTATtaagaagggtttttttttaattcctggttcattaaaagaatcatttttGGAAAATCATAAACAGGTATTATATTTTatgaagcactttttaaaatatgttgaaataaaCATACAGTTTTCTCCTTTAATCGgttaatacagtaaattataatcattttgttaataataatgaaGCAGGAAAAGTTCTCTTATCCCCCTCGCAGGACATGAGATGGGGGTGTGGCCCACTTCTTCAGTGCTCTGCTGCTCACATCTCTAGGGGAGCTTACagacgggcaggctgtggggctccgaccccatggcagtgtctaggggtaaATGTTCACAGccgaagccccagtgggcatgtgttacagtgtgctcttttagcTTAGCCTCTGTCAGCTTCAGTAGACCCCCGCCTTatggcaaggacagagggctttctgtatcccggggtTCTTACCTTGGGGTACTGGAAGAATCGGATCACACGTGGTCTTGGAGAAGGAGTgcaaagttttattgagtggacGTAGCTCTCAGCATATGGGGGAGCCCGAAGGGAGACGGCTTTTtccctggagtcaggctgctcCTTGGCCCGGGCTGTCCTCTGACTGCCCCAGCCAGACTCCTTCTGCTGGTCCGTGGCCTGTCCGCATCCCAGGCCCTGCTGATGTGCTCCTCTTGACATCCAGCCACCTGTGTGTTCCTCCACTGATGTGCTCCTCTCCACGTCCAGACGTCTATGTTTCTTCTGTGGTAGATCTGCTCCTCTAGAGGTCCAGCAGCTTGTGTGCTCGCCTGCTAGAGTCTGGGGGCggtttataggcacaggatgggggcgtggcaggccagggtgatctTGGGAAATGCAGTATTTGGACAGGAAATGCCTCTCCTCACCCAGGTCcgtgggggtggagccctagccggGGACCACGCCCTCCTCtccccagcacttcccttccacACTTAGGCATCATTTGAAGGCACCACGCTCTTCCCTTGCCAGCACTCCGTATCAATAATTCCTGCTTCTCTGATTAAATGCAGCTTGGCCTAGCTGTCTCCTGATATTctgtgggctttttttgttttgggtatTTTTGGTTGCTATGCAAAGCTAAAGTTATTGCCCTCTAAAGAGAGCTGCTCATGTTTCACAAATTTTCTTTgtggtattttcattttcaagtaGTGCAAGATAGTTTCTAATTTGCCTTTGATTCATGAGCTTTTTAGAagcttactttttaatttcaattttaaatatatgtattttttatttgtattctcttttaattatgtagttttaacttaattacattgtagtgagaaaatgtggttttTATAATGCAAATCTTCAAAATGTATTGAGAAAACACATGGAAACTttggaaaaataatgtttataaaaatacattttcaagttattgtgtaaaacattttatatacgTTTGCTAAAGGTTATTTTCCTACTCAAAACCttaaacttccttcttttttttgttttttctttttctttcctgctttttttttcttttagtcacCCTGAGGAATAACTTACTGAcggatatttgtttaaaaatcattatgtaaaattttcaattattttttgtagcCTAACATATAATTAATATGTTATATATCCCAAGCCTTGCTTTTAGACATATCAAGGTCTGAATTGTTTTATCTTCCTGCTAAattgaatgtatatatttatagacttatttactttaattatatatttttaaaatatctatcttaTCTAGCGATACAACTTTTCTTCTGATTGATATTTTCCTGGTATGCTTTcctatcttttaactttttacatcattgtttttgttttgtcttgagaACAATAGATACCTTGTGTTGCTTTGATTTTTGTACATCCTGAAATGTAGTTGTATTTTAACTGAaaatttggttttacttttttaaattattattagtaTATTTGTATCTATCTCTAACATTAAGTGCTTCTTGTCAACCTAGCTCTAAAGTTTTCTTTacctttgattttcatttttggattgttacaaccttctttttctttatccttattatcattatattttattttctctgcttctttggaAGTtacatgttctttatttttcttatagtggatagcctaatttttaaaaagatatataatacagtattaaattaatcaaaatattttcttttcaatagagccttaaaatattttcattttcattactttttttacttcaaattacattattttccatgtttttttatttttaatgtttattctgtcacatacatacacattagGAATTACCGTTTTTAATACATTAATGAATGCTTAGATTATATTctgtatatgttaatatatttaactacatataatatattaatgcCTTATATAATATATTGATGTCTATACCCATAATGTctttcaaattctattttaaaccttttgagattattttatttctgccaaatatatgtctttttaatttttcttataaaaatctgTTGATAGTAAagttttttcttccccaaaagtattattttcatttttattctaaaaaatcaTGCAATACATGGAATTCTGGGATAGAACTTATTTAATTCCAGCACATTCGAGATAATATTTCCTTCTTCTCTGGCATTAATAGGTGTTTCTGAGATATCGGATCACTCTAAATAATGTTCTCTTGTGGTTGATGATGTGGCTATGAGTAGATAACTATGATACTATGATGTGGCTAGgagtagatttttttaattttcctttttctgtttggaATTTATTGGGCTACCTGAAGTTGAGTTTagtggaataaataaaatgagatatagGGCACAATAGAACATTGCAAAATGAAAGAGATTTCATTATATACAGAGcaacataaatgaaaattgaaaaacaagttaagaaaaaaaatcctaaaatatgtaagaatttaCCAcccaaaacaatataaaatcatGAATAGTTGCAAGTAAAGATGTACAAAACCAACACTTAAGAATAGTCACCTCTGATGTTAGTAGAAAGGGGAATAGGAGTATGGAATAAAGATAAAGGGCAGACTCACaccaaataaagcaaacaaaaaataaacaaattaatagagGGGCTTTGTATTGACCAATATGAAAACATACACTTAGGTGAGAAGTATTACTTACTTAAACCTTTATATCTGAGGTCCaaagtgtatgtatgtataggtatatatgtgtacCCCTTCAGTTTGTACATTTCTTAACCAAAATCTTTCATTTCAATGTActtgagtttattattttatgactTACACTTTGTGTTTCTCAAGTTCTCTAAAAAGTCCTTCGTAAATTTTCGTTCAAAATGATATTCTcctgtattttattctattaaacatacacacatacgcacacgcgcacacaccacacacacacacccccctataCCAATGCAAactcatatgtattttttataattaagtctctaatccacctgGTGTACAACTTTGTATGTGGTATCAAGTGAGATCTTATTCAGGTTTTCCTCTGCCACCAACAGTAGGAACTTCCTAGTCAAGTCTCTTTTTTAAGGATCTGCTGTGCCTTTATATTTCTCCCCATGATGTCCTTTCAGCTTTGGGCTCTAGTTGAAAACTGTTCTACAGCAACTTACAACACATAGAAAGATGTTTCCTTCAgcctgaattatttttatgatagCCATAATTGAAAtgcaataataaagaaaataatcatacaCCAGCCTTGAGCAACTTCTCAGTCAGGGTACAAGATTTTGGCATAATCAAGTCTATGCTATTTCACTAGTGTCCAGAtaaaaattgcaataaaaataataggcatAATGTCATAGAGACATAATGACAAACCAACAAGTTTTCCATCACAGCAGGAATATCCACCTCTGttccattatcatttttatatcttcaatGAATCTGTTCCCTCCATAAACCCAGATGATTCCTATTAGTTCCAGTATAGCTGCAATCGAAATGTCCCATTCAGTACAGTAGTGGCCAGCCAGATGAGTCACTAAATTCCAGCCTGAACCACACAGGtgacttctctctctttctccctgtttctctctctttttctccttcctctcctcctccctcctctggtAGATGGACTCCAGACATACTATCCCTTTGTCAGGATTACTGTACCTGTCTTCACATATCTAACACATTCATACATGGTCTCAGCTTTAAGATTTCCTTTGTCTGGTCTGTGGCAATCCtaagtaagtgctcaataaactcCCTGTGCTTGCCCCATGAGAGCATTCATCAATGATATGTAAGTATTCCAGGGGACAGGGGCCCATTGCTTTACATTTGCCTGGCAGCATTTCTCTTTCCACTTCTAATATCAGACTCCTCCTCTCTGATCCTAGGCATGGCCCACGTCCCTGGGAACAGTAGAGACTAAGGCCTGGGTCTCAGTGGCATCAATCGGAGCCTTTCCCTGGGACTGATGTACAAGGGTATCTTCCTGTTGGCATCTTTAAATGAGAAGATAAAAATCCGGGTTATCGTTAGCCACATTCACTGGTCAAGAAAAAGGGCCTCTCTGCAGAACACGGCTGAGCAGAACCACACGGAAGTGGAAGAAGTAAGGAGGTTTCCAGAAGTCTGTGAGTACTTGGTTCCAATCTCTGGGCTTCTACTTCAGGCAATTCTTCCTTTGATCCTTCCCAAGTCCTATACATAGGAATTTCTGCTTTTGCTTGTGTTAAGGAATGGCTCTTTATCACGCATAATAGAGAGTTCTGACGAATATACCCGATTACTCATCTGTGTGTCTCTCAGCATTGCTCGGCAGGATAGCAGCATCGGCCTTGTCTGAGAATTTGCTAGACATCCAATTCCCAGGCCCATCCATAGACCCACTCAGCTCAAGACCTCTGGGTaggacctgagattctgcatttgaACATGTCTTTCAGGAGTTCTTATGCATTCTAATGTCTGAGAAGAACTCCACTAGTGTATAAAGTAAGAGAGGTCCAACCACAACGATCGGCCTGTCCAACTAGTTTACAAATTCCATAGAGACGTTTTGTCTCTTATTCAGTCTCGTACTCACCACCTAGAAAGTGCCTAGCGCACAAATTGGTATCGGAGCATATTGAAcaagaaacacagagagagagaaagcagagtaGGATGGCAAAGCTCCTGCATTCAGCATAGAGTCAGGTTTAAGCAAGGTATTTGGGGACATGGATCTGGGAATGAAA contains:
- the LOC126932408 gene encoding uncharacterized protein LOC126932408 → MINDSSPLLVSTRSPVRTRAVLVVLNTSPAEILEPEYSGYLLMNWLVNKGVLVTEGLLEEVVFEQGLYEVSKEKRDIIYRQSLMRITLAGEHTSCWTSRGADLPQKKHRRLDVERSTSVEEHTGGWMSRGAHQQGLGCGQATDQQKESGWGSQRTARAKEQPDSREKAVSLRAPPYAESYVHSIKLCTPSPRPRVIRFFQYPKAPQQ